The following proteins come from a genomic window of Paramisgurnus dabryanus chromosome 19, PD_genome_1.1, whole genome shotgun sequence:
- the tshz1 gene encoding teashirt homolog 1 — MPRRKQQAPRRSSAYVPEDELKAAKIDEEHLQDDGLSLDGQDAEYLCNEDDDGREQLSYQNSPLSNGTNPDAGYASPLSDTSDHLADFKSTSSKEGQDKEEVEDMETEQGLSLQEGLSLQDSLAQMKAVYANLISDASWSSITRDIMKSKVSASSTNSTASSHKGNNSIVSGHASNVASVGASSSSNVSASTKTNAAPSSNSTKATTLNSSNNGNINGANSGGVAYDWHQAALAKTLQHTPYHLMPEPSLFSTVQLYRQNNKLYGPVFTGASKFRCKDCSAAYDTLVGLTVHMNETGHYRDDNKDKEDDKGKKWSKPRKRSLMEMEGKEDAQKVLKCMYCGHSFESLQDLSVHMIKTKHYQKVPLKEPMPALASKLVPSTKKRAFQDLMSPCSPESISSTAGIPLAETASTKDQKLSNPYVTANNRYGYQNGASYTWQFEARKAQILKCMECGSSHDTLQQLTAHMMVTGHFLKVTNSASKKGKQLVFDPVVEEKIQSIPLPPTTTRLPPPTIKSQPDSPIHPSFMDERKEVEEEKMEEIEEKKIKQEKEDPSEKVDKSEKLSHYKYLREEDLEETPKGGLDILKSLENTVSSAISKAQTGTPTWGGYPSIHAAYQLQGSIKSLSAVQSVQMQPTFNASSLKSLTSDSSALIHSPSSPSPPPNHKSNVLAMEELVEKVTGKIMSKKDRDEKSTERSSKHFSSELPSPVPKDRKDLPRPDDLSKPTKNGTVDRESEHVPHREGEHKESHTDNPVKNGTDVPKTQVTNGCGNLGIITDHSPEQPLVSPLSALQSIMNTHLGKASKTVSPLLDPLAMLYKISNNMMEKPMYNPAQVKQVESINRYYDNDDDQPMDLTKSKSSNGPTNNCSPTVINNSTNSSITNSSRPMLSTLTESVSSPLRENALMDISDMVKNLTGRLTPKSSTPSSISEKSDADNCAFEDGLDDLSPVQKRKGRQSNWNPQHLLILQAQFASSLRETSDGKYIITDLGPQERVHICKFTGLSMTTISHWLANVKYQLRRTGGTKFLKNIDSGHPLFLCGDCASQFRTPSTYINHLETHLGFSLKDLSKLSIDLIRDQQAVTKMITDKTFSALGLTEEDSNSVFQCKLCNRTFVSKHAVKLHLSKTHGKSPEDHLIFVTELEKLEKA; from the coding sequence CCTATGTGCCAGAGGATGAGCTCAAGGCAGCTAAGATCGATGAGGAGCATCTGCAGGACGACGGCCTTTCCTTAGATGGTCAGGACGCAGAATACCTGTGCAACGAAGACGACGACGGACGGGAACAGCTGAGCTACCAGAATTCGCCACTCAGCAATGGCACCAACCCAGATGCTGGGTACGCCTCGCCCCTCAGCGACACCAGCGATCACCTGGCTGACTTTAAAAGCACGTCCTCCAAAGAGGGCCAGGATAAAGAGGAGGTTGAAGACATGGAAACAGAACAAGGACTGTCTCTGCAGGAAGGACTGTCTCTGCAGGACAGCCTGGCACAGATGAAAGCTGTCTATGCAAACCTGATTTCTGATGCTTCCTGGTCAAGTATCACAAGAGACATTATGAAAAGCAAAGTTAGTGCCAGCAGTACCAACAGCACTGCTAGCAGCCACAAGGGAAACAACAGCATTGTGAGCGGCCACGCGAGTAACGTTGCAAGCGTTGGAGCTAGCAGCAGCAGTAATGTTAGTGCAAGCACCAAGACAAACGCAGCACCAAGCAGCAATTCTACAAAAGCCACCACTTTAAACAGTTCCAATAATGGAAACATCAACGGTGCTAACAGTGGAGGTGTTGCATATGACTGGCACCAAGCAGCACTTGCTAAAACCTTACAGCATACTCCCTACCACCTAATGCCTGAACCAAGTCTCTTCAGCACAGTGCAGCTGTACCGGCAAAACAATAAGCTGTATGGGCCTGTGTTTACGGGTGCCAGCAAGTTCAGATGTAAGGACTGTAGTGCAGCCTATGACACACTAGTAGGTCTCACGGTTCACATGAATGAAACGGGTCATTACCGTGACGACAACAAGGACAAGGAAGACGACAAGGGAAAGAAATGGTCCAAGCCAAGGAAGCGATCTTTAATGGAGATGGAGGGCAAAGAAGATGCTCAGAAAGTTCTGAAATGCATGTATTGTGGCCACTCGTTTGAATCACTGCAGGACTTGAGTGTCCACATGATCAAAACTAAACACTACCAGAAAGTGCCTCTCAAAGAACCAATGCCAGCTCTTGCCTCAAAGCTGGTTCCCTCCACCAAAAAGCGAGCATTCCAGGACCTGATGTCTCCATGTTCACCTGAGTCTATTTCAAGCACTGCTGGAATTCCATTGGCAGAGACTGCATCCACCAAAGATCAAAAGCTTTCCAATCCTTATGTCACTGCTAATAACCGTTATGGTTACCAAAATGGTGCAAGTTATACCTGGCAGTTTGAGGCAAGAAAAGCTCAAATTCTTAAGTGTATGGAGTGTGGGAGTTCCCATGACACCTTGCAGCAGTTAACAGCCCATATGATGGTGACTGGCCATTTTCTAAAAGTCACAAATTCCGCCTCTAAAAAGGGGAAGCAATTAGTGTTCGACCCTGTTGTGGAAGAGAAAATCCAATCCATTCCTCTTCCCCCCACAACAACACGTTTACCACCCCCCACTATTAAATCTCAACCAGATTCACCAATACACCCCTCTTTCATGGATGAAAGGAAGGAAGTAGAAGAAGAGAAAATGGAAGAAATTGAAGAGAAGAAAATCAAGCAAGAGAAAGAAGATCCTTCAGAGAAGGTGGACAAGTCAGAGAAACTTAGCCATTACAAATATCTGAGAGAGGAAGATCTCGAGGAGACTCCTAAAGGTGGTTTAGATATTCTTAAGTCTTTAGAAAATACTGTTTCCAGTGCAATCAGTAAGGCTCAGACAGGTACACCCACTTGGGGTGGATATCCCAGCATTCATGCTGCCTACCAACTTCAAGGGTCAATAAAATCTCTGTCTGCCGTTCAGAGTGTTCAGATGCAACCAACATTTAATGCCAGCAGCTTGAAATCTTTGACCTCTGACTCCAGTGCTCTGATCCATTCTCCAAGCAGCCCATCTCCACCTCCAAACCACAAAAGCAATGTCTTGGCTATGGAGGAGTTGGTTGAGAAAGTGACAGGCAAAATAATGTCAAAGAAAGACAGGGATGAAAAATCAACAGAACGCAGTTCCAAACATTTTTCATCTGAATTACCCTCCCCTGTCCCCAAAGACAGAAAGGACTTGCCAAGACCAGATGATCTCAGCAAGCCGACAAAGAATGGCACAGTAGATAGAGAGTCAGAGCACGTTCCTCATCGGGAAGGGGAACACAAGGAAAGCCACACAGATAATCCTGTAAAGAATGGAACTGATGTCCCCAAAACACAAGTCACCAATGGTTGTGGTAATTTAGGAATTATTACTGACCACTCACCAGAACAGCCTTTAGTCAGCCCCCTCAGTGCATTGCAGTCCATCATGAACACTCATTTGGGAAAGGCCTCCAAAACGGTTAGTCCACTTCTGGACCCTCTAGCAATGCTTTATAAGATCAGCAACAACATGATGGAAAAACCCATGTACAATCCAGCTCAGGTCAAGCAAGTTGAGTCCATCAACAGATATTATGACAACGATGATGATCAGCCCATGGACCTGACAAAGTCCAAAAGCAGCAATGGACCTACAAACAATTGTTCACCTACTGTTATTAACAACAGTACCAACAGCAGCATCACAAACAGTTCCCGGCCCATGCTATCCACTTTGACAGAATCAGTCTCATCTCCTCTTCGAGAGAATGCGTTAATGGACATCTCGGATATGGTGAAGAACCTCACGGGTCGTCTGACGCCAAAGTCATCGACACCTTCCTCCATATCGGAAAAGTCAGATGCAGATAACTGTGCTTTTGAGGATGGCTTAGATGATCTTTCTCCTGTTCAAAAAAGGAAAGGCAGGCAGTCAAACTGGAACCCTCAGCATTTGCTGATTCTTCAGGCCCAGTTTGCATCTAGCCTTCGAGAAACCTCTGACGGAAAGTATATAATAACAGACCTTGGTCCTCAGGAGCGTGTACATATTTGTAAGTTTACAGGTCTTTCCATGACCACCATCTCCCACTGGTTGGCAAACGTCAAGTACCAACTCAGGCGGACAGGTGGAACCAAGTTTCTAAAGAACATTGACTCGGGCCACCCACTGTTCCTGTGTGGTGACTGTGCCTCCCAGTTTAGAACTCCCTCCACGTACATAAACCACTTAGAAACCCACTTGGGCTTCAGCTTGAAGGACCTCTCAAAGTTATCAATAGACCTCATAAGAGACCAGCAAGCAGTCACGAAAATGATCACAGACAAGACATTCAGTGCCCTCGGCTTGACTGAGGAAGACTCTAATTCCGTTTTTCAGTGCAAACTGTGCAATAGGACTTTTGTCAGCAAGCATGCCGTGAAACTGCACCTCAGCAAAACGCACGGCAAGTCACCGGAGGACCACCTGATCTTTGTTACTGAGCTAGAAAAGTTGGAAAAAGCCTAA